The segment TGAACCTTACTCTGATTCCGCATATTTTCCCTCCTTTAAGGATTCTAAAGCTTCATAAAGCTTCTTATGATAATTCAACCGCTGTTGAACAATCTTTTCTCCTTCTTCCGTAATTTGATAATACTTTCTTCTTGGTCCATTCTCCGACTCTTGCCAGTATGATGTAACCCAATTATTCTTACCCATTCTTTTAAGGATTGGATAAATAGAACCGTCAGCCAGGGTAAACAAGGAATACTGGTTTAATTGACTTGTTAATTCGTATCCATACATGGCTTTTTTTCTAACTAGCAAAAGTATCGCCAGTTCAAATACGCCTTTTTTAAGTTGAGTAGTCCATGAGTCATTTTGTATATTCATATGCTTACTATATATCAATGACACCTAGGTGTCAATCGCATATAGTTAAGAAATTTGCTGCCTACCATTTAAGAAACAATAATTCCTTTCGGGGTTCGGGAAAGATTAATAGTAGCCAAAGAAATACCATGTATTTAGCAGTAAGCCCATTTATATTCAAACCACAGCCAAACCCAATCGGTGTAATTGCAACCTTAGATAATTTCAGTAAAGAACTCCCCTATTGTTTATCTTCTTGCTTATATATAAAAATGACGAGTTGCCCCACCAAAAAAGAAACTATATAAATAGCAACATCCTTAATTTTTTCTACGGCAGGTTCTTGTTGGTCAAATAAATATTTGATTATTACAAAAAGAATGGTGCCACAAAAAGCCCTAATATGTTTTGTTTAATGTTCAATTTA is part of the Metallumcola ferriviriculae genome and harbors:
- a CDS encoding PadR family transcriptional regulator — protein: MNIQNDSWTTQLKKGVFELAILLLVRKKAMYGYELTSQLNQYSLFTLADGSIYPILKRMGKNNWVTSYWQESENGPRRKYYQITEEGEKIVQQRLNYHKKLYEALESLKEGKYAESE